The region CGTATCGAGTTCGGTCGACGTACCGGGGGCGGTTGACGGTTTCGGTGGGCGCCCGACGGTACGCAGGGCGAGCCGGAGGGCGTACTCGATCTGGGCGTTGACGCTGCGCAGGTCGTCGGTGGCCCACCGGGCGACCGCGTCGTAGACCTGCGGATCGAGCCGGAGCAGGAGTTTCTTGCGCTCGGCCATCAGCCGGACCGCCTCTAGCTGTAGAGGGAACCGGCGTTGACAACCGGCTGGGCGGCCCGGTCGCCGCAGAGTACGACCAGCAGGTTCGCCACCATCTGTGCCTTGCGCTCCTCGTCCAGGTCCACCACGTGCTCCTCGCGCAGCTTGTCCAGGGCCAGCGAGACCATACCGACCGCGCCCTCCACGATCTTGAAACGGGCGCCGACGATCGCACTGGCCTGCTGGCGGGCCAGCATCGCCTGGGCGATCTCCGGGGCGTAGGCGAGGTGCGTGGTACGCGATTCGAGCACCTCGACGCCGGCCATCTCGGACCGCTCCCGCAACTCGTGGGTCAGCTCCTCGCTGACCACCGCGCTGTCGCGCAGGCTGGCCCGACCGGAGTCGTGCGCCTCGTACGGGTAGCTGGTGGCCAGGTGCCGGACGGCCGACTCGGCCTGCACGGCGACGTACTCGACGTGGTCGTCGACGGCGAACACGGCCTTGGCCGCGTCGACCACCCGCCAGACGACAACGGCGGCGATCTCGACCGGGTTGCCGTCGGCGTCGGAGACTTTGAGCCGGGCGGTCTCGAAGTTGCGCACCCGCAGCGTCACCTGGGTACGGGCGGTCAGCGGCAGGGTCCAGTGGAATCCGGCCTCGCGGATGGTGCCGACGTAGCGGCCGAAGAACTGCACCACCTGCGCGTTGTTGGGGTTGACGATGGTGAACCCGGTGCCGGCCAGGGCAGCCAGTACGGCGTAGCCGACGGCGGTGGCGATGATCGCCTGGTCGCTGCCGCTCGCGGCGAGCACGACGGCCGCGATGGCGGCGAGCACGACCAGCACCGCGACCATGAGGAATCCGGACATCCGGAAGACCACTCGCTCCATGACATCTCCTTAGTAGCAAAGTGATATCACCACGATAGCGAGCGGCCGCACGACGGACAACCCCATATCCCTACCGCTTCGGCTCGACGTCCAGCGCCGGCTCGGGTTCGGTGAGGGCGAGCTTGCGGGTGGCGATCCGCCACCCGATCGCGTACACCACGGTGACCAGGCCACAGCCGGCCAGCACCACCCGCTCATCGACGTGGTCCACCACCGCCGCGACCGCGAGCTGGCTGATCGAGATGGCGAACGTGGCCAGCATCAGGTCGGTGGCGAACACCCGGCCACGCAGCCGGTCCGGCACCTCGCCCTGCAACGCGAAGTTGGAGAGCACCCAGTTGCTGCCACCGGCGAAATGGGCCACGAAGACCAGCGCCAGCACCAGCGGGAACCAGTTGACCAGGGAAACCCCGAGGTAGGCCAGGCCGTAGCCGGACATCGACAGGGCCAGGCCGGGCAGCAGCCAGGACCGCCGGGTGAGCACCCGACGCATCAGCACCGGTCCGGCCACCGCACCGGCGCCACGGGCGGCGAAGAGCAGGCCGGCGCCGAGCGCGCCGACCCCGTACACGCCGGCCAGCAGCGGGAACACGGTCAGCACACCGTTGCCGAGGCCGACCGCCGACTTGACCGTGACCAGGGCCCGCAGCCGGGGCCGGGCCGAGATGTAGCGCAACGCCTCGCCCAGCGCCGCCCAGCCCCGCTGCGCCGGTTCGCCGTGGTCGCGCGGGGCCTGCAACGGGCGGCGGATCAACCCGGCCAGACCGGCCGCGCCGGCCAGCGCCGCCGCCGCGATCCAGAAACACGCGTACGGTCCGACGACCTCGCTGAGCAGCCCACCGAGCGACGCCCCGACCACCGCCATGGTGCCCCAGGCCGCGCCGGCGACCGCGTTGCCGGCGGCCAGGTCCTCGGGGGCGAGCACGTTCGGCAGGGCGGCCTGGGCGGCGGGCGAGTAGAACGCCTTCGACACCGCGACCGCACCGATCGCGACCAGCGCCAACCAGGCGGTGTCGGCACTGCGTACCCAGAGCAGCAGCAGGATCGCCACCAGCGCGGCCAGGTTCGCCACCATCATGATCTTCTTGCGGTCGATCCGGTCGGCGATCATCCCGCTGTACGGCAGCATCAGCGCGGTCAGCCCGGTGTCGACGGCCAACACCAGCGCGCCCCACACACCGCTGCCGGTGAGCTGTGGCAGCAGCACCAGCAACGGCACCATGACGAACCAGTCGGCGCCGAAGACCACGAGTTCGGCGCAGAACAGGTTCCGGAAGTCACGGTTTCGGGCCAGGACCCGCAGCGGAGACGACGACACGGACCCGGACCCTACCCGGAGGTGAACGGCCCACAGACGGGTCGTCCCGGGCCGGTGATCTACACCGACCCGGGACGACCCGGACTAGCCCAACCGCTCGTTGCCCGGACTACTCAGCCGGTGGCAGCGGCGAACGCCGGGTCTTCGGCAGCCGGAGCACCTCGAACTGGTCCGTACCGTCGATCAGCGCACCCGACGGCCTGGGCGCCGCGTCGACGCCGAACCGACCCGCGTCGGTCGAGTTGCCGGCCGTACCGGTCGCCGGCGCACCGGCGCCGACCAGCACCGGCTCGGGAGCCGAGCCGGACGGGGCATCGCCCTTGGCCAGGTTGCGCCGCTCCCGGCGCCGCTCCCGCCGGCCCTCCACCATCGTGTAGAGGGTCGGCACCAGGACCAGGGTGAGCAGGGTGGAGCTGAGCAGGCCACCGATCACCACGACCGCCAGCGGCTGGGAGATGAAGCCGCCCTCGCCGGTGAGGCCGAGTGCCATCGGCAGCAGGGCGAAGATGGTCGCGATGGCGGTCATCAGGATCGGCCGCAACCGGCGCCGGGCCCCTTCGACCACCGCGTCCTGGACGCTCAGGCCCTGCTCCCGGTACTGGTTGATCAGATCCAGCAGCACGATCGCGTTGGTCACCACGATGCCGACCAGCATCAGCACACCGATCAGGGCCGGTACGCCCAGCGGCGTCCCGGTGACCAGCAGCAGGCCGATCGCACCGGTGGCCGCGAACGGGATCGAGACCAGCAGGATCAGCGGCTGGATCAGGCTCCGGAAGGTCGCCACCATGATCACGAAGACGATCGCGATCGCGGCGAGTACGGCCAGCCCCAGGTCGGCGAAGGCGTCGGCCTGCTCGGCGCTGACCCCGCCGATGGCGAAGCTCGCCCCCGGCACCTCCAGCGCGTCCAGCTTCTTCTGCAACTCGGCGCTGGTGGCGCCGAGGTTCGCGCCGGTGGCCGTACCGGTGACGGTGACACTGCGCTCGCCGTCGATCCGGGTGATCGAGACCGGGCCCGCCACCTCGTTGACGACGGCCAGGTCACCGAGCTTCGCCGGGCCGATCGGAAGCGCCTTGAGCTCATCGACGGTGGCCGGGCTCGCGCCGAAGCGCAGCACCACGTCCTGCTGATCGTTGTCGAGCGATACCTGCCCGAGCGGGCTGCCCCGGAATGCCTGCCCCACGAGCTGGCCGACGGCCGCCTCGGAGAGCCCGAACTGGGCCGCCTTGGCCCGGTCCACCGCGACGTCGATCCGCGGTGCGCTGTCGGCCAGGCTCGTCTCGACGTCCTCGACGTCCGGGGTGTCGGCCACGAGCTTGCGTACCTGCTCGGTCGCCTGCGCCAGTATGGTGTTGTCGGACGCCTGGACGATCACGGCGAGCTGGTTGGTCGACTGGCTGCCGCCGCCGAAGGTGATCTCACCGGCATTGCTCAGCTTGTCGAACTCCGCCCGCAGGCTGTCCCGCAGCGGTCCGGCCTCGGTGCCCTCGTGCAGCGCCACCGAGAAGCTCGCGCTGGCGCCGCCACCGCCGCCCTCCCACGGGTTGCCCCCGCCACCGGCGGTGACCTGGTACGTCTCGACCCCGTCGGTCCGGGCCAGGATCCCCTCGACCTGCTTGGCCGCGGCGTCGGTGGTGGCCAGGCTGCTGCCGACCGGCAGCTTCTGGCTGATGCTGAGGGTGTCCTGGCCGGAGTCGTCCAGGAAGTTCGTCTTGAGCTGGGTGGAGAGGCCGAACGTCGCGAAGAGCACCACCAGCCCGATCGCCACCGTGGCCCAGCGACGCGTGGTCGCGAAGTCGATCACCGGCAGGTAGGCCCGCTGGAGCGGACTGCGCAGTTCCTTCTCCTCGGCCGCCGCGCGTACCGCCGCCTCGCCGGCGCCACCGGCGGCCGGCTTCAGGAACCAGTACGCCAGCACCGGGATGACGGTCAGCGAGACCACCAGCGAGGCGAGCAGCGCCACCGTGACGGTGATCGCGAACGGGGCGAAGATCTGCCCGACGAAGCCGCCGACCAGGGCGATCGGCGCGAACACCGCGACCGTGGTGAGGGTGGAGGCGGTCACCGCGCCGGAGACCTCGCGGACGCCGGTGATGATGGCCCCGCGCTTGTCCTCGCCGTACCCGAGGTGTCGTTTGATGTTCTCCAGGACGACGATCGAGTCGTCCACCACCCGGCCGACCGCGATGGTCAGCGCGCCGAGGGTGAGCAGGTTGAGCGAGTATTCGCCGATCCAGAGCGCGATCAGCGCGACCATCACGGAGAGCGGGATCGAGACCGCGGTGACCAGGGTGGACCGCACCGACAGCAGGAACACCAGGATGACCAGGACCGCCATCACCAGGCCGAGCAGGCCCTCGGTGGTCAGGCTTTCGATCGACTTCTCGACGTACGGTGCCTGGTCGAAGACGACCGTCAGGTCGGCGCCGGATGCCTGACCGAGGTCGGCGAGCCGGTCCCGGATCTCGTGCGAGATCTGCACCGCGTTGCCGTCCGGCGACGCGGTGACCTGGATGCCGAGGCTCTCCTTGCCGTTGGTCCGGGTGAACGCGGTCGCCGCGGCGACCTGCTTCTCCACGGTGGCGATGTCGCCGAGCCGAACCGCCGGGGCGCCCGGAGTGGACGGGCTGACGAAGATGCCGCGCAGGTCGTCGATGGTGCCGATCCGGGTACCGATCTGCACCGTACGGGCCTGGGTGCCGTCGACCAGGGTGCCGGCCGGGATGGCCACCCCGTTCGTCTGGAGCGCGGTGCCGATGGCGGTCGGCGCGATGCCGAGCCCGGCGAGCTTGGCCGGGTCGGGGGTGATCACGACCTGCTGGTCGGGCGCACCGGTCACCTCGACCGTGCGGACCCCGTCGATCCCCTCGATCTCGGGTACGACGGTGGCGCGCAACTTGTCGGCGAGCGCCTGCCGGTCCCCGCCGCCGCTGGCGGCCAGTACGACGGCGGGCAGGTCGTCGGTGCTACCGGCGAAGACCAGCGGGTCGACGCCCTCGGGCAGCTGGGTGCTGATCCGGTTGAGCGCGGTCTCCATCTTGTTGACCATGCCGTCGAGGTCGCTGCCGAACTCGTACTCGACCTGGACGGTGGTGGCGCCCTCACGCGAGGTCGAGGTGACCTTGGTGAGACCGGCGACGCCCTGGATGCTGTTCTCGATCGGCTCGGTGACCTGGGCTTCGACGATCTCGGGCGAGGCGCCCGGGTAGCTGGCCACGATGAACGCCGCCGGGAACTCCAGCGACGGTAGGAGTTGCTGCTTCAGCGAGGGGACGGCGAACACCCCGAAGCCCGTGATCACCACCGCGATGAGGGCGACCAGCCCTCGGTTGGCGAGACTGAGCCTGGCAAACAACGACATGGGCGAGCTCTCCTGGGGAAGTCAGGGCGCGACACGAATATTTTGCCTGACACGAACAATTCGCGTGAGGCCGGGGGGCCTGCTAACGTCCGGTGGCCAGTGGCACGACCTCCGTCACCGCCACCACCGCGACGGCGAGGAGGCGGGCGAAGCGTTGGGCGATCGGTCCCGGCTCATCGCGGCCATCATGGATGGTCAACGTCGGATGCAACACGTGTTCGCCTCCGACCGCTCCAATCCGCTCCTCTCGCTGCACCTGACCCTGCCGCAGCTGAAAATCCTGCTCCTGCTCGCACACAGCGGCAGCGCTTCCGGCCGGGAACTGTCCGGCAGCGTCGGGGTCAGCCTGGCGACCATGACCGGCATCGTCGACCGTCTGGTCACCCAGGATCTCGTCGTACGGGGTGAGGACCCACGCGATCGGCGGGTCCGCCGGGTCGAGCTGAGCCCGTCCGGCCGCAAGCTCATGGAGGGCATCCTGACCGCCGGCAACGCCCGGATGCAAAGCCTCCTCAGCCGGCTCTCAGTCGACGAGCTGGCGACCGTCGAACGGGCCACCGCCCTGCTGCTCGACGCGGCCATCGCCGAGCACCGCGAAGCCGGGTCCGTGGCCGTACCCGGTGACCGGCCGGACCCGGCCCGAGAAGACCGGTCCACCGACCGGTAGCGCCGGCCGTGGGTGAGCCGGCGCCGAGGTCGATACAGGGCGGAAAACCGCTGGTCAGACCAGGTCGAGCGCGCGGGCGGCGGCGATCGGGTCATTGCCGATGGTGGTCGGCGACGGTGCGGTGGAGATGGCCCACTCCGGATCCTTCAGCCCGTGCCCGGTGACCGTGCAGACGATCGTCGAGCCGGCCGGAACCGTACCCGCCTCGGCCTGCTGGAGCAGGCCCGCGACACTGGCCGCGCTGCCGAGTTCCACGAACGCGCCCACCTCACGGGCAAGCAACCGGTACGCGGCCAGGATCTCCCGATCGGTCACCGCGGCGATCAGCCCGCCCGAGGCGTCCCGCGCGTCCAGCGCCCCGGTCCAGCTCGCCGGGTTGCCGATCCGAATGGCGGTGGCGATGGTCGACGGCTCGCGTACCGCCTCGCCGTTGACGATCGGGGCGGCGCCGGCCGCCTGGAAGCCGTACATCCTGGGGTGTCGGGTGGCGTTGCCGGCCGCCACGTCCTCCCGGTAGCCCAACCAGTACGCGGTGATGTTGCCGGCGTTGCCGACCGGCAGGCAGTGGATGTCCGGTGCGTCGCCGAGCGCCTCGACGATCTCGAAGGCGGCGGTCTTCTGGCCGTGCACCCGGTCCGGATTGACCGAGTTGACCAGGGCCACCGGGTAGTCCTGGGCGAGCTTGGAGGCGAGCGCCAGGCAGTCGTCGAAGTTTCCGTCGACCTGCAACAGCTTCGCCCCGTGGACCAGCGCCTGGGCCAGCTTGCCCAGCGCGATCTTGCCCTGCGGCACCAGCACCGCGCAGCTCAGCCCGGCCCGTGCGGCGTACGCGGCGGCCGAGGCGCTGGTGTTGCCGGTCGAGGCGCAGATGATCGCCTTGTTGCCGGTCTCGACCGCGCGGGAGACCGCCACGGTCATCCCCCGGTCCTTGAACGAACCGGTCGGGTTGGCCCCCTCCACCTTCAGGTAGACGTCACAGCCGGTACGGGCGGAGAGCACCGGCGCGGGCAGCAACGGGGTGTTCCCCTCGTGCAGCGTGACGACGGGTGTGGCGTCGGTGACCGGCAGCCGGTCCCGGTAGGTCTCGATCAAACCCCGCCACATGTCGATCTCCTCGTCGATGCGTTGCCGCCTGGGGGCGGACGCCGGGTGAAGGTGGGTCAAGCGTGACCCAGGGTGCCGGCGGCCGTGCCCGCGCACCCATCGTTACCCATCTGGCGGGACACCGCCGCCCCGCCCCCGGCCCCCGACCGGGCGCGCCGGCCGATCGACTCAGACCCCGCCCTCGACCCGCAGGACGCTGGCGATCGAACGGACGATGTCGAGACCGCGCAACTCCTCGACGGTGGCGGCGAGCGCGGCATCCGGCGCGGCGTGGGTGACGATCACCAGGATCGCGTCACCGCCCCGCCCGGCGGTCGCCGTACCGCTGGTGCTCGCGGACGCCTGCCGGACGGTCGCGATCGACACCTCGTGCCGGGCGAAGACCCCGGCCACGGTGGCCAGCACACCGGCGCGGTCGGCCACGTCGAGGCTGATGTGGTAGCGGGTGACCGCCTCACCCATCGGCCGGATCGGCAGCGCCGCATACGCCGACTCGCTGGGCGTACTGACGCCGGCCAGCCGGTTGCGGGAGACCGCCACCACGTCGCCGAGCACCGCGCTCGCGGTCGGCGCACCGCCGGCACCCCGGCCGTAGAACATCAACTGCCCGGCCGAGACCGCCTCCACGAAGACCGCGTTGAACGCGTCCCCGACGCTGGCCAGCGGGTGGCTGCGCGGGATCATCGCCGGGTACACCCGGACACCGATCGACTCCGCGCCGGTGGAGTCCGGGCCACGCGAGGCGATGCAGAGCAGCTTGATCGTGCAGCCCATGGCGTTGGCGCTGGCCACGTCGGCGGCGGTGACCTCGGTGATGCCCTCGCGGTAGACGTCGGCCGCGCTGACCCGGGTGTGGAAGGCCAGCGAGGCGAGGATCGCGGCCTTCGCCGCCGCATCGAAGCCCTCCACGTCGGCGGTCGGGTCGGCCTCGGCGTACCCCAGTTCGGTGGCCTCGTCGAGGGCCTCGGCGAAGCCGGCACCGGTGGCGTCCATGGCCGAGAGGATGAAGTTGGTGGTGCCGTTGACGATGCCGGTGACCCGGGTGATCGTGTCGCCCTGCAACGACTCGCGCAGCGGGCGCAGCAGCGGGATCGCCCCGGCGACCGACGCCTCGTAGTAGAGGTCGGCACCGCTCTCCGCGGCGGCGTCGTGCAGCGACCCGCCGTCCTCGGCGAGCAGCGCCTTGTTCGCGGTCACCACGCTCTTGCCCGCCCGCAGCGCCTCGACCAGCCAGGTACGGGCCGGCTCGATGCCGCCGACCATCTCCACCACCACGTCGACGTCGTCCCGTTTGACCAGGCCGAGCGCGTCGGTGGTGAAGACCGCCGGATCGACCGGGAGGTCACCCCGGTTGCGGCCCTTTCGGCGTACGGCGATGCCGGCGATCTCCAGCGGCGCGCCGATCCGGGCGGCGAGGTCGACGGCCTGCTCGTGCAGCAGCCGGACCACCTCGCTGCCGACCGTGCCACAACCGAGCAGCGCCAAGCGGACAGGCTTCGTCATCCCACATCCAATGCCAGCAGATCGTCTTCGGTCTCCCGCCGGACGATCACGCGTGCCTCGTCGCCACGGACCGCCACCACCGGGGGCCTCGGGACATGGTTGTAGTTGCTGGCCATGCTCCGGCAGTAGGCACCCGTGCCGGGCACGGCGAGAAGATCTCCGGGCCGTACGTCGGCGGGCAAGAATTCATCCTTCACCACCACATCCCCGGACTCGCAATGCTTTCCCACCACACGGGCCAGGATCGGCTCGGCGGCCGAGCGCCGGCCGGCCAGCGTCGCCGAGTACGAGGCGCCGTACAAAGCGGTACGGATGTTGTCACTCATCCCGCCATCCACGCTCACGTACGTCCGCAGCCCATCGACGTCCTTGACCGTGCCGACCTCGTACGCGGTGAACATGGCCGGGCCGATGATCGCGCGGCCGGGCTCGAAGCTCAGGTGCGGCTTGGCCAGCCGCAGCCCCTCACACTCCCCGTCGACGATCTTGTTGATCCGCTTGGCCAGGTCGTGCGGCGTCGACGGGTCGTCCTGGGTCGTGTACGCGATGCCGAAGCCGCCGCCGAGGTCCAGCTCGGGTAGCTCGACCCCGCGCGCGTCGCGGATCTGCGCCTGGAGGCTCAGCACCCGCCGGGCCGACACCTCGAAGCCGCTGGTGTCGAAGATCTGCGAGCCGATGTGCGAGTGCAGCCCGCGCAGCTCCAGCACGTCGTCGTCGAGGATCCGGAACGCGGCCTCGGCCGCCGCCCCGCCGGCCAGCGAGAAGCCGAACTTCTGGTCCTCGTGCGAGGTGGCGATGAACTCGTGCGTGTGTGCCTCGACCCCGACGGTGACCCGGAGCAGCACCCGGGGGCGGACCCCGCGCCGCCGGGCCAGCTCGGTCAGCCGGTCGATCTCGTCGAAGGAGTCGACGATGATCCGGCCGACCCCGGCGTCCAGGGCGCGGGACAGCTCGCTCACCGACTTGTTGTTGCCGTGGAAGCCGATCCGCTCGGCCGGCATCTCGGCGGCGAGCGCCACCGCCAGCTCACCGCCGGAGCAGACGTCGAGGAACAGTCCCTCCTCGGCGATGATCCGGACCACGGCCTTGCAGAGGAACGCCTTGCCCGCGTAGAAGATGTCGTCGTCGGGGAAGGCGGCCCGGAAGTCCCGGCAGCGCGACCGCAGGTCCTCCTCGTCGAGCACGTAGATCGGGGTGCCGAACCTCCTGGTCAGCTCCCCGATCCGCAGGTTGCCGACGGTCAGTTCGCCGTCCGCGTCGCGGGTGACGGTCCGCGGCCACAGTTGCGGCACGAGGGCGTTGACGTCCTCCGGCGTACGCAGCCACGCCGGTCCCCGACTGCCGAGGTCGCCGTGCAGCGCCCCCGCCTCATGAGCACGCATCGGTTACATCTTCTCCGGGGCCGAGACCCCCAGTAGTTCCAGTCCGTTGGCGATGACCGTACGGGTCGCGTCGACCAGCCACAGCCGGGCCCGGTGCAGGTCGGTGATCTCCTCGTCGCCCAGCGGCAGCACCCGACAGTTGTCGTAGAACCGGTGGAACGACTGCGCCACCTGCTCCTCCAGATAGCGGGCCACCCGGTGCGGTTCACGCAGCTCGGCCGCGGAGGCGAGTACGGCCGGGTACTCGGCCAGCGCCTTGAGCAGCTCGTTCTCCTTCTCGTGGTCAAGCAGCTCGGGGCGGAACGCGTCCGGCTCGCCCCGGGTCAGCCCGACCTCGGCAGCCTGCCGGCTGATCCCGGCCGTACGCGCGGCGACGTACTGAACGTAGAAGACCGGGTTGTCGCTCTTGGCCCGGGTCCAGAGCTCGACGTCGATGTCGATCTGGGAGTCGCTGGAGTAGCGGGCCAGCGCGTACCGGGCGGCGTCCACGCCGATCGCCTCGACCAGGTCCTCCAGGGTGACCACGGTGCCGGCCCGCTTGGACATCCGGACCGGCTGACCGTCCCGGACCAGGTTGACCAGCTGGCCGATCAGGATCTCCAGGGTCTGCTCCGGGTCGTCGCCGAAGCAGGCGGCCATCGCCTTCATCCGGCCGACGTAGCCGTGGTGGTCGGCCCCCAACATGATCACGACCCGGCCGAAGCCGCGCTCCCGCTTGTCCAGGTAGTAGGCGCAGTCGGCGGCGAAGTAGGTCCACTCGCCGTTGGATTTGCGCAGCACCCGGTCCTTGTCGTCACCGAAGTCGGTGGTCCGCAGCCAGGTGGCACCGTCCAGCTCGTAGGTGCGGCCCTGGTCGGTCAGCCGGACCAGGGCCAGGTCCAGCTCGCCCCGGTCGTGCAGGTCCTTCTCGTTGAAGTAGACGTCGAACCGGACCCCGAACTGGTCCAGCGAGGAGCGGATCTCGTCGAACATCAACGCGACCCCCTCGACCCGGAACACCTCCTGGGCAGCCTCGTCCGGCCGGTCCAGTACGTCCGGACGCAGCGCCCGGACCGCGTCGGCGATCTCGCCGATGTACTGCCCGCCGTAGCCGTCCTCGGGGGCCGGCTCACCCTTGGCTGCCGCCAACAGCGAGCGGGCGAACCGGTCGATCTGCGAGCCGGCGTCGTTGAAGTAGTACTCGGTGGTGACGTCGGCACCGGTGGCCCGGAGCAGGCGGCTGAGCGCGTCGCCGACGGCCGCCCAGCGGACCCCGCCGATGTGCACCGGGCCGGTCGGGTTGGCCGAGACGAACTCCAGGTTGATCCGCTCGCCGGCCAGGGCGTCGCCGCGGCCGTACTCCCGGCCCGCCTGGACCACGACGCGGGCGAGCTGCCCGGCGGCGGCGGCGTCGAGACGGATGTTGAGGAAGCCGGGTCCGGCGATCTCGACCGATTTGATGCCGACTGCCCGGCTCAGCTCCTCGGCCAGGCTGGCAGCCAGCTCGCGCGGCGGCAGCCCGACCCGCTTGGCGAGCTGCATGGCGAGCGTCGAGGCGTAGTCGCCGTGCTCGGGGTTGCGCGGTCGCTCCAGGGTCACCGACTCCGGCAGCAGGGACGGATCGAGCCCACGGGAAATGAAGACCGCCTGGGCGGCGGTACGGACGACCTCGGCGAGATTGGCGGGAGTCACCGAAACATGTTACCGGGGGTAGACTCGGTCACTCGGCGGACACCCTGCGCCTTTGTGACCCGCCACCCCCTGACCGACCGACCTGACGAGGCACCATGAGCATCAGCACCCAGGGTGGCGATCAAAGCCGTCCGTCCGTGGTCAGCACCGGTAAGAAGCCGGCGGCCGGTGGTAAGCCGGCGGCGGGTGGCAAGCCAGCGACCGGCACCGCCGGTGGCGCTCGCCCCGGCGGAGGAGGTCGGGGCGCGGCCGGTGGCGGCAAGGGCCCGCGCAAGCCGATCGCCCCGGTCAAGGTGAGCCAGGGCCGCAGTTGGGGCCCGATCGCCCTCTTCGTCGCGGTCGGCCTACTCGCCGTCGGGATCATCGGGTGGGGCGGATTCGCCGTCTTCCAGGGCGCCAAGCCCTGGCAGGACCAGGCGAAGGGCATCGACGAGCTCAAGGACTACCGGGATTCGCCGGACAAGTCGCTGACCGCCTCGGAGCACGCCTGGGGCCCGGTCAGCTACACCATCACCCCGCCCGTCGGCGGCAAGCACAACTTCAACTGGCAGAACTGCATGGGTGACGTCTACGACGCCCCGATCGCCAGTGAGCACGCGGTGCACAGCATGGAGCACGGCGCGGTCTGGGTGACGTACAAGTCGGGCCTCCCGGCCGACCAGGTCTCGGCGCTGGCCGAGAAGGTCCGCGGCAACGAGTACATGCTGATGAGCCCGGTCGACAACCTGGACAAGCCGATCTCCTTGCAGGCCTGGGGCTACCAGCTCAAGGTCGACAACGCGGACGACAGCCGGATCGACACGTTCATCCGGGCGCTGCGTAACAACGCCGGCATCGAGCAGGGCGCGAGCTGCTCCGGCGGCATCACCGCCACCGGCACCACCCCGCGCGACCTCGGCAAGGAAGGCACCACCGAGCAGTAGCGCCATCCGGTACGAGTAAGGACATCGATGGGTACAGCAACCCGCCCCGACGCGTCGGCTCCGGCCGGCGCGTCGGGCGCCGACGACCAGCGGCTCGGGGACCTCGACGATCTCGGGGACGACTTCGAGCGGGACGGCTCGGCGGGCGACGACGACGATTCCGGCACCTTCGACGACGGCTCGGCCACGGCTGAGGGCCACCGGCGGTTCGGCACCGCCTGGGTGGCGGTCGGGATCGTGGTCGGGCTGGTCCTCGGCGTCGCCGTCGGGTTGCTGATCCCGGGACTGACCCGGCCCGGCGAGACCTCGGCCGAGGCCGGGTTCGCCCGGGACATGTCGACCCACCACGCCCAGGCCGTCGAGATGGCCATGCTCGCGCACGAGAAGGCCACCGACCCGGACGTACGGACGCTCGGCGCGGACATCGCGCTGACCCAGCAGGCCCAGATCGGCATCATGCAGACCTGGCTGCGCGACTGGAAGCTCGGCCCGACCGGCACCCAGCGGCGGATGGCCTGGATGCCGGACGGCGGTGGCACGATCCGCGACGGCCTGATGCCCGGCATGGCGACCGACGCGGAGCGGGCCCAGTTGCGGGCGGCCACCGGCCGGGACTTCGACGTGATGTTCCTCCGGCTGATGCTCAACCACCACCTCGGCGGCATCCACATGGCCGAGGCGGCCCTGGATCTCTCCGACGACGAGCAGGTGCAGTCCCTGGCCGGGACCATGGTCGCCGGTCAGAAGAAGGAAATCACCGCAATCCAGGCATTGATCGACAAAGTAGACGCGAACTAGTCCACTCTAC is a window of Micromonospora sp. NBC_01699 DNA encoding:
- a CDS encoding DUF305 domain-containing protein, whose protein sequence is MGTATRPDASAPAGASGADDQRLGDLDDLGDDFERDGSAGDDDDSGTFDDGSATAEGHRRFGTAWVAVGIVVGLVLGVAVGLLIPGLTRPGETSAEAGFARDMSTHHAQAVEMAMLAHEKATDPDVRTLGADIALTQQAQIGIMQTWLRDWKLGPTGTQRRMAWMPDGGGTIRDGLMPGMATDAERAQLRAATGRDFDVMFLRLMLNHHLGGIHMAEAALDLSDDEQVQSLAGTMVAGQKKEITAIQALIDKVDAN